A region from the Blastocatellia bacterium genome encodes:
- a CDS encoding TspO/MBR family protein, which produces MIGVAAKWLSGRLHELASLGVFLAACFMAAGIGSWFTTPRIEGWYALLRKPDWTPPNWVFGPVWSVLYASMAVAAWLVWRRVGWSRELALFAGQLVLNMAWSAIFF; this is translated from the coding sequence ATGATCGGAGTAGCGGCGAAATGGTTAAGCGGCAGACTCCATGAGCTGGCGTCACTCGGAGTTTTCCTGGCAGCGTGCTTCATGGCTGCTGGGATCGGCTCCTGGTTCACCACTCCTCGCATCGAAGGATGGTATGCTTTGTTGCGCAAACCGGACTGGACTCCTCCGAACTGGGTTTTCGGTCCCGTCTGGTCCGTCCTCTATGCGAGCATGGCCGTGGCCGCATGGCTCGTGTGGCGGCGGGTCGGATGGTCTCGCGAACTCGCGCTCTTCGCCGGACAGCTCGTGCTCAATATGGCGTGGTCGGCGATCTTCTTC